Proteins from one Staphylococcus sp. IVB6214 genomic window:
- a CDS encoding S1 domain-containing RNA-binding protein, with the protein MAIEVGSKVKGKVTGIKKFGAFVELPEGKSGLVHISEVADNYVENVEDHLSLGDEVEVKVLSIADDGKISLSIKKAKERPRRQKPAQKPEDFEKKLSNFLKDSEDKLNSVKRQAESRRGGRGSRR; encoded by the coding sequence ATGGCAATCGAAGTAGGAAGTAAAGTCAAAGGTAAAGTCACTGGTATCAAAAAATTTGGTGCATTTGTGGAGTTGCCAGAAGGAAAGAGCGGGCTTGTGCATATCAGTGAAGTGGCTGATAATTACGTTGAGAACGTGGAAGATCATCTGTCATTAGGCGATGAAGTTGAAGTAAAAGTACTTTCTATTGCAGATGATGGTAAGATTAGCTTATCTATCAAAAAAGCAAAAGAACGTCCACGTCGACAAAAACCAGCACAAAAACCGGAAGACTTTGAGAAAAAACTATCAAACTTCTTAAAAGATAGTGAAGATAAACTTAATTCTGTAAAACGTCAAGCAGAGTCAAGACGTGGTGGCCGAGGTTCACGTCGATAA
- a CDS encoding RNA-binding S4 domain-containing protein, whose product MRLDKYLKVSRLIKRRTLAKELSDQGRVAVNGQTAKAGTTVKVDDELVIRFGQKVVTIKVTALNEHATKENAKGMYELVKEERLQ is encoded by the coding sequence ATGAGACTTGATAAATATTTAAAGGTATCGCGGCTCATCAAACGTCGTACACTTGCGAAAGAATTAAGTGATCAGGGACGTGTTGCGGTAAACGGTCAAACAGCTAAGGCGGGCACGACTGTAAAAGTAGATGATGAGCTCGTCATTCGATTTGGTCAAAAAGTGGTAACGATTAAAGTGACAGCATTGAATGAACATGCGACGAAAGAAAATGCTAAAGGGATGTACGAGCTTGTTAAAGAAGAACGATTACAGTAA
- the tilS gene encoding tRNA lysidine(34) synthetase TilS gives MKPFWRTTDHIVVAVSTGIDSMVLLHQLLTQYADTYHQLTCLHVHHGLREASDNEAQFLQAYCQERKIPLHIHHLDLTDVAEAGRSIQNEARRLRYAWFDEMMHNLQADCLLTAHHQDDQLETIFYRIFTGRVDRGPLGIQTCEERGTYHLIRPLLTTAKAQIRTYQQQYAVPYFEDESNASNAYVRNDIRNRLLPDIEQNPQLQGQQLLKLMDVHAEALMLFTQRAQQFIEQEVIQKNGKQWHIPRKAFNQLSTHVKMKVLDIILAYFEPVVTVSERTYQDWFVKICSDVAQSALMHTNKWHVDIVYDKLIIAPALMEMIPTQQVVTTAGVYRFGAYRIEIAEYVFRSHERLHIRTRQTGDRITLANGQHKKVTRLMIDHKVPQAQRSHMPVISTVDGNILAVGTCYHHRTYEQYIHIQYLGDDINEK, from the coding sequence ATGAAACCATTCTGGCGAACAACTGACCATATCGTAGTAGCTGTGTCGACTGGAATAGATAGTATGGTGTTGTTACATCAATTATTGACGCAATACGCTGATACATATCATCAACTCACTTGTTTGCATGTGCATCATGGTTTGCGTGAGGCATCTGATAATGAAGCACAATTTTTGCAAGCGTACTGTCAGGAACGAAAGATTCCATTGCATATCCACCACTTAGATCTTACAGACGTTGCTGAAGCAGGGCGAAGTATTCAAAACGAAGCTCGACGCTTGCGTTATGCTTGGTTTGATGAAATGATGCACAATCTCCAAGCAGACTGTTTACTTACTGCGCATCATCAAGACGATCAACTAGAGACCATCTTTTATCGTATCTTTACAGGACGTGTTGACCGTGGACCGTTAGGCATTCAAACTTGTGAAGAACGGGGTACCTACCATCTCATTCGTCCACTGCTGACTACGGCCAAGGCGCAAATTCGTACGTATCAGCAACAGTACGCAGTACCTTACTTTGAAGATGAAAGCAATGCTAGTAATGCGTATGTACGCAACGATATTCGCAATCGTCTGCTGCCTGATATTGAACAAAATCCACAGTTACAAGGGCAACAATTACTTAAGTTGATGGATGTTCACGCGGAAGCGTTGATGCTTTTTACACAACGCGCACAGCAATTCATTGAGCAAGAAGTGATTCAAAAAAACGGAAAACAATGGCACATACCAAGAAAGGCATTCAATCAATTGTCGACACATGTTAAAATGAAAGTCTTGGACATTATATTGGCATATTTCGAGCCAGTTGTGACAGTAAGTGAGCGTACATACCAAGATTGGTTTGTCAAAATTTGCAGTGATGTGGCACAAAGTGCGCTCATGCATACAAACAAATGGCATGTCGATATCGTGTATGATAAATTAATCATAGCGCCTGCATTGATGGAAATGATACCGACACAACAAGTTGTCACAACGGCAGGTGTTTATCGATTCGGAGCGTATCGTATCGAAATTGCAGAGTATGTCTTTCGCTCACATGAAAGGCTACATATTCGAACGCGACAGACAGGCGATCGTATCACGCTTGCGAACGGCCAACATAAAAAAGTAACACGTTTGATGATTGACCACAAAGTCCCACAAGCACAGCGTTCACATATGCCGGTAATCAGTACGGTTGACGGTAATATCTTAGCAGTTGGGACGTGTTATCATCACAGGACATACGAACAATACATTCACATTCAATATTTGGGAGATGACATAAATGAGAAATGA
- a CDS encoding MazG nucleotide pyrophosphohydrolase domain-containing protein — protein MTHQLIIIGLGNYGLDELPMGIYRLITQQKQLYVRTSDHPVIQELPEMDIQSFDEVYEQYDTFEPVYEAITTQLLERAQHEDIVYAVPGHPRVAETTTQLLLTRAADYDVHVVVKGGRSFIDDIFAAVNVDPNDGFTMLDATALDITALNPRTATILTQVYSDMVAGELKLSLMERYPDDFEVYIVDGANQSGATVTQVPLYELDHQAIFTNLTSVFIPAVTDEVALYGDFDFANQVIAQLVDDETGCPWDKVQTHDTLKRYLLEETFELFEAIDNEDDWHMIEELGDILLQVLLHAHIGQKSGYMDIREVVASLSDKMIRRHPHVFNGAQADDVEDVMSIWQTEKAAEGKKTRVKFEKVFARHFLKLYDEVKNKDFTEETLDQYLAQGGSHET, from the coding sequence ATGACACATCAATTAATAATCATTGGTCTCGGTAACTATGGATTAGATGAGTTGCCGATGGGGATTTATCGTTTGATCACACAACAGAAGCAGTTGTATGTAAGAACATCAGATCATCCGGTAATTCAAGAACTACCGGAAATGGACATTCAATCATTTGATGAAGTCTATGAGCAATATGACACATTTGAACCCGTTTATGAAGCGATTACGACGCAATTATTGGAACGTGCGCAACATGAAGATATTGTTTATGCGGTACCGGGACATCCACGTGTTGCAGAAACGACGACACAGTTACTATTGACACGTGCAGCTGACTATGACGTTCATGTTGTAGTGAAAGGTGGACGAAGTTTTATTGACGACATTTTTGCAGCAGTTAATGTAGATCCGAATGATGGCTTTACAATGCTTGATGCAACGGCATTGGACATCACTGCATTGAATCCAAGAACAGCGACAATCTTGACGCAAGTGTATAGCGATATGGTTGCGGGTGAGTTGAAACTCAGTTTGATGGAACGTTATCCAGATGACTTTGAAGTGTATATTGTTGATGGTGCAAATCAATCGGGTGCGACAGTGACGCAAGTTCCGTTATATGAACTGGACCACCAAGCGATTTTTACAAATTTGACGAGCGTCTTTATACCAGCCGTAACAGATGAAGTGGCATTGTATGGAGATTTCGACTTTGCCAATCAAGTCATTGCACAACTTGTTGATGATGAGACGGGATGTCCGTGGGATAAAGTACAAACGCATGATACGTTAAAACGTTATTTATTGGAAGAAACATTTGAATTGTTTGAAGCAATTGATAATGAAGATGATTGGCATATGATAGAGGAGCTGGGGGATATCTTACTTCAAGTGTTACTCCATGCACATATCGGTCAGAAGTCGGGTTATATGGATATTCGAGAAGTTGTCGCAAGCTTATCAGATAAAATGATTCGTCGTCATCCTCATGTGTTTAACGGGGCACAGGCAGATGATGTAGAAGATGTGATGTCAATCTGGCAAACAGAAAAGGCAGCAGAAGGTAAAAAAACACGTGTAAAGTTTGAGAAAGTATTTGCACGTCATTTCTTAAAACTGTATGATGAAGTCAAAAATAAGGACTTTACGGAAGAAACATTAGACCAATATTTGGCACAAGGAGGTAGCCATGAGACTTGA
- a CDS encoding septum formation initiator family protein — protein sequence MSKKVQGIGNQYTSEENAKRQRHARLKKVVKKRMLVFGGGLFAIILVLLIMVGVQMHNNQQASQERQAKEEEYQKIQDEEIELKERLNNLNDEEYIEKIARDEYYLSNDGEVIFKLPEDQKNKKQE from the coding sequence ATGAGTAAGAAAGTGCAAGGGATTGGCAACCAATACACATCTGAAGAAAATGCGAAACGTCAGCGTCATGCACGATTAAAAAAAGTCGTTAAGAAGCGAATGCTCGTATTTGGTGGTGGACTCTTTGCAATAATTCTCGTCTTGCTAATCATGGTCGGGGTGCAAATGCACAACAATCAACAAGCCTCTCAAGAGCGGCAAGCGAAGGAAGAAGAATACCAGAAAATACAAGACGAAGAGATTGAATTAAAAGAACGGTTGAACAACCTGAACGATGAAGAATATATCGAAAAAATTGCACGAGATGAGTATTACTTGAGCAATGATGGTGAAGTCATCTTCAAACTCCCTGAAGATCAGAAAAATAAAAAACAAGAATAA
- the hpt gene encoding hypoxanthine phosphoribosyltransferase: protein MRNDLKEILLTEEEIQEICEKLGRVLTEDYKGKNLFCIGILKGSILFMTDLIKRIDTPLAIDFMDVSSYHGGMESTGEVQILKDLGSSIENKDVLIIEDILETGTTLKSITELLQSRRVNSLEIVTLLDKPNRRKADIQAKYVGKVIPDEFVVGYGLDYKEEYRNLPYIGTLKPEIYTQG from the coding sequence ATGAGAAATGATTTAAAAGAAATTTTATTAACAGAAGAGGAAATCCAAGAAATTTGTGAGAAACTTGGGCGTGTGCTAACAGAAGATTACAAAGGTAAAAACTTATTCTGTATCGGTATTTTAAAAGGGTCTATTCTGTTCATGACAGACTTGATTAAGCGTATTGATACACCACTTGCGATTGATTTTATGGACGTGTCAAGTTATCACGGTGGTATGGAATCAACAGGTGAAGTACAAATCTTGAAAGACTTGGGATCATCGATTGAAAATAAAGATGTGTTGATTATTGAAGATATTCTTGAAACAGGTACGACATTGAAGTCGATTACAGAGTTGTTGCAATCACGTCGCGTTAACTCATTAGAAATTGTGACATTGTTAGATAAACCGAATCGTCGCAAAGCAGATATTCAAGCCAAATATGTTGGAAAAGTTATTCCAGACGAGTTTGTTGTAGGCTATGGTTTGGACTACAAAGAAGAATATCGTAACTTACCGTACATCGGTACGTTAAAACCTGAAATTTATACACAGGGATAG
- a CDS encoding polysaccharide biosynthesis protein produces MKSKAAFNGVVVLTIALIAVKVLSALYRVPYQNVLGDEGLYAYQQIYPIVALGVVLSSNAIPSAFTQVLDGRQPSRPTFRRLVMTIEMIGVVCWSMLYVGSRQVAQWMGDPQLTPMLQAASISFLVVGFLGLLRGHFQAQHQMVYPAYSQVIEQLIRVGIIGIVIVYFIRHGLSIYTAGTWAIYASTAGFVMSTLYLWWRSDMESFEHERINSISFRQFFIAIAIFAVSHLIVILWQVVDSFTIVNMLRSGAGFVFQDAIVQKGIYDRGASFIQMGLIVTTTFCFVLVPLLTDTKRRGAIDEMNSYANASLKITIVISSASGIGLMNLLPNLNRVFFESNALTATLTVYMLTVICVSMMMMYMALLEIYGYYRLIIGAVVAGLVSKLLLNILLITYFEMLGASLATVLSLVIAVIILHEGVVQCYQLKRLRKFYSKLVLALLVMTASVQLCQWLIPVTSRFGSLFELLIATLVGVLTIGWMLVRLNILDEEEWSHLPFGDKMYHWKKGRKG; encoded by the coding sequence ATGAAATCGAAAGCGGCATTTAATGGTGTCGTTGTTTTAACGATTGCACTCATTGCGGTGAAAGTGCTTAGTGCGCTGTACCGTGTACCGTATCAGAACGTATTGGGCGATGAAGGGTTATATGCGTATCAACAAATATATCCAATCGTTGCATTAGGCGTTGTTCTATCAAGCAATGCAATCCCGAGCGCCTTCACACAAGTTTTAGACGGTCGGCAACCGAGCCGTCCTACATTTCGTCGCTTAGTTATGACGATTGAAATGATTGGCGTGGTTTGTTGGAGCATGCTGTATGTCGGTTCGAGACAAGTAGCACAATGGATGGGAGATCCACAATTAACACCGATGTTGCAGGCGGCAAGTATTAGTTTTTTAGTCGTTGGCTTTTTAGGTCTATTACGTGGACACTTTCAAGCACAACATCAGATGGTCTATCCTGCCTACTCGCAAGTTATTGAACAATTAATACGAGTTGGCATTATTGGTATAGTTATCGTCTATTTCATTCGCCATGGTCTGTCCATTTATACCGCAGGAACTTGGGCGATTTATGCATCGACAGCAGGCTTTGTTATGTCTACGCTGTACTTGTGGTGGCGCAGTGATATGGAGTCGTTTGAGCATGAACGAATTAACAGCATCTCATTCCGACAATTTTTTATTGCGATCGCCATTTTTGCGGTAAGTCACTTAATCGTCATATTATGGCAAGTGGTGGATAGCTTTACGATTGTGAATATGTTGCGTTCAGGGGCAGGTTTTGTATTCCAAGATGCGATCGTACAAAAAGGTATTTACGACCGTGGGGCTTCTTTCATCCAAATGGGACTCATTGTTACGACGACTTTTTGTTTTGTACTTGTGCCGTTACTGACGGATACGAAACGACGTGGTGCAATTGATGAGATGAACAGTTATGCGAATGCTTCATTGAAGATTACGATTGTGATAAGTAGTGCGAGTGGTATCGGCTTGATGAACTTGTTGCCTAATTTGAACCGTGTCTTTTTCGAGAGTAATGCTTTGACAGCGACATTGACCGTATACATGTTGACGGTCATCTGCGTTTCAATGATGATGATGTATATGGCATTGTTGGAGATTTATGGTTATTACCGTTTGATTATCGGAGCTGTTGTTGCGGGGCTAGTGAGTAAGCTGCTTCTCAACATTTTGCTTATCACATATTTTGAAATGTTAGGTGCGAGTCTTGCGACGGTATTATCGCTTGTCATCGCAGTTATCATATTACATGAAGGTGTCGTACAGTGTTATCAACTTAAGCGATTGCGAAAGTTTTACAGCAAGTTAGTCCTTGCGCTGCTTGTGATGACGGCGAGCGTCCAACTCTGCCAATGGCTGATACCCGTTACATCACGGTTTGGCAGCTTATTCGAACTACTTATCGCAACACTCGTGGGCGTCTTAACGATTGGTTGGATGCTCGTGCGCCTGAATATTTTAGACGAAGAAGAATGGTCGCATTTACCGTTTGGAGATAAAATGTATCATTGGAAGAAGGGAAGAAAAGGATGA
- the mfd gene encoding transcription-repair coupling factor, whose translation MKPIINEIIHRDTQFQNLTEHIGNRNVLVTGLTPSAKAAMIAEVYQSGHEQVLLVTNNLYQADKLEADLLQFVPDDELYKYPVQDMMTEEFSTQSPEFMSERVRTLTALAHERRGLFVVPLNGLKKLLTPKALWQSHQMVLNIGDDLDLESFLTKLVSMGYRRESVVTNIGDFSVRGGIIDIYPLLGEPVRIELFDTEVDSMRLFDVETQRSLENIDTIEITTAHDFIMTEAVREHTVQQLTAAYEQTRPKIEKSVRQDLKDTYDAFHITDEERFDPQVLRRLIAFMYDKSETLMDYFKDNAVVLVDEYQRVKETEDTLTAETTDFLQNLVESGKGFLGQRFMDDDAFETLIRQRQVTYFTLFTSSMPVKLDEIFKFSCKPVQQYYGQYDIMTSELQRFMRQDYRIVVVAETETKKERIQAMLSEMHVPTLLEPDIEAMLPGHAAIVEGSLSEGFELPYMSLVVITERELFKSRQKKTSKKRRKTLTNAEKIKSYQELNVGDYVVHVHHGVGRYLGVETLEVGDVHRDYMKIQYKGTDQLFVPVDQMDQVQKYVGSEDKTPKLYKLGGSEWKKTKARVQSNVEDIADELIALYKEREQSVGYQFAPDTEEQHAFEMDFPYELTEDQDKSIREIKADMESARPMDRLLCGDVGYGKTEVAVRAAFKAVMSGKQVAFLVPTTILAQQHYETLIERMRDFPVEIQLMSRFRTAKEIKATKEGLKSGFVDIVVGTHKLLGKTIEYKDLGLLIVDEEQRFGVRHKEKIKALKANVDVLTLTATPIPRTLHMSMLGVRDLSVIETPPENRFPVQTYVLEQNANFVKEALERELSREGQAFYLYNKVQSIYEKREQLRMLMPEAEIGVAHGQLTERDLEETMLNFINGEYDILLTTTIIETGVDVPNANTLIIEEADRFGLSQLYQLRGRVGRSSRIGYAYFLHPQNKVLTETAEDRLQAIKEFTELGSGFKIAMRDLNIRGAGNLLGKQQHGFIDSVGYDLYAQMLEEAVNEKRGVKVETQAPELEMDLRLDAYLPASYIQNEQAKIEIYKKLRATETHTQLMDIKDELLDRFNEYPTEVSHLLDSVEIKTYLLQVGVQHVKDTGKAIEVLLTQAGTNRINGEELFRQSEPLGRSMTLGVKDGCMKVTLKKGNQWLESLKFLAKILAESLRLEDEIESGI comes from the coding sequence TTGAAACCAATCATCAACGAAATCATTCATAGAGATACACAGTTTCAAAATTTAACGGAACATATTGGTAATCGCAATGTATTGGTTACAGGCTTAACACCTTCAGCTAAAGCAGCGATGATTGCGGAAGTCTATCAGTCGGGTCACGAACAAGTTTTATTAGTGACAAACAACTTGTATCAAGCGGACAAGTTAGAAGCAGACTTACTACAATTTGTACCAGATGATGAGTTATACAAATATCCAGTACAAGATATGATGACAGAAGAATTTTCAACACAAAGCCCAGAGTTTATGAGTGAGCGTGTCCGTACGTTGACGGCACTCGCACATGAACGTCGCGGGTTATTTGTCGTCCCGTTGAATGGCTTGAAGAAGCTACTCACACCGAAAGCGTTATGGCAATCTCATCAGATGGTTTTGAATATTGGTGATGACTTAGATCTTGAGTCTTTTCTAACAAAACTTGTGAGTATGGGATATCGTCGAGAATCTGTTGTAACGAATATTGGTGACTTTTCCGTACGCGGTGGTATTATCGATATTTATCCGTTACTTGGAGAACCTGTGCGTATTGAACTGTTTGACACAGAAGTAGACTCGATGCGCTTATTCGATGTTGAGACACAACGCTCGCTGGAAAATATCGATACAATTGAAATTACAACAGCACATGATTTTATTATGACGGAAGCAGTGCGAGAACATACGGTGCAACAGTTAACGGCTGCGTATGAACAAACACGACCAAAAATCGAAAAATCAGTACGTCAAGATTTGAAAGACACATATGATGCCTTCCATATTACTGATGAAGAACGATTCGATCCACAAGTTTTAAGACGACTGATTGCGTTTATGTATGATAAGTCTGAAACGCTTATGGATTATTTTAAAGACAATGCGGTTGTGCTCGTTGATGAATACCAACGAGTAAAAGAAACTGAAGATACATTGACCGCCGAAACGACAGATTTTTTACAAAACCTTGTGGAAAGTGGGAAAGGTTTTCTCGGTCAGCGCTTTATGGATGATGATGCTTTTGAAACACTGATCCGTCAGCGACAGGTTACGTATTTCACATTGTTTACGTCATCGATGCCTGTGAAGTTAGATGAGATTTTTAAGTTTTCATGTAAACCAGTCCAACAATATTATGGTCAGTACGATATTATGACGTCTGAACTTCAGCGATTTATGCGCCAAGATTATCGCATTGTAGTTGTTGCGGAGACGGAAACGAAAAAAGAGCGCATTCAAGCAATGTTGAGTGAGATGCATGTACCGACCTTATTAGAGCCAGATATTGAAGCGATGTTGCCAGGACATGCGGCGATTGTTGAAGGCAGCTTGTCAGAAGGCTTTGAACTACCATACATGTCTCTCGTCGTCATCACGGAGCGAGAATTGTTCAAGTCAAGACAGAAGAAAACGTCCAAAAAACGTCGTAAAACATTGACGAATGCCGAGAAGATTAAGTCATATCAAGAATTGAATGTAGGAGATTACGTTGTTCATGTCCATCACGGTGTGGGGCGTTATCTCGGTGTTGAAACACTCGAAGTTGGCGATGTGCATCGTGATTACATGAAAATACAATATAAAGGGACGGATCAATTGTTTGTCCCTGTTGACCAGATGGATCAAGTTCAAAAATACGTCGGTTCGGAAGATAAAACGCCGAAGCTTTACAAGTTAGGTGGCAGTGAGTGGAAGAAAACGAAAGCGAGAGTACAAAGCAATGTTGAAGATATTGCAGATGAGTTGATTGCGTTATACAAAGAGCGTGAGCAATCTGTCGGCTACCAGTTTGCGCCTGATACAGAAGAGCAACATGCCTTTGAAATGGACTTTCCATATGAGCTGACGGAAGATCAAGACAAGTCGATACGTGAAATCAAGGCGGATATGGAAAGTGCACGTCCAATGGATCGTCTACTTTGTGGTGATGTGGGTTATGGTAAGACGGAAGTTGCTGTCCGTGCCGCATTTAAAGCGGTTATGTCAGGTAAACAAGTAGCATTCCTTGTACCAACGACTATTTTAGCGCAACAACACTATGAAACGCTGATTGAACGAATGCGTGACTTCCCAGTAGAGATTCAGTTGATGAGTCGATTCCGTACAGCCAAAGAAATCAAAGCGACAAAAGAAGGTTTGAAATCTGGTTTTGTCGATATTGTTGTTGGAACACACAAGTTATTAGGCAAGACGATTGAATACAAAGACTTAGGCTTGCTAATTGTCGATGAAGAACAGCGTTTTGGAGTGCGTCACAAAGAGAAAATTAAAGCACTCAAAGCAAACGTGGATGTCCTAACGTTGACAGCAACACCGATACCGAGAACGTTGCATATGAGTATGTTAGGTGTCCGTGATTTGTCAGTGATTGAAACACCACCCGAGAACCGATTCCCTGTTCAGACATATGTGCTCGAACAAAATGCGAACTTCGTTAAAGAGGCGTTGGAGCGTGAATTATCTCGAGAAGGGCAAGCATTCTACTTGTACAACAAAGTCCAATCTATCTATGAAAAGCGAGAACAGTTACGCATGCTCATGCCAGAAGCTGAAATTGGTGTGGCACACGGACAGCTGACAGAACGAGATCTTGAAGAAACGATGCTTAACTTTATCAACGGTGAATACGATATCCTTCTCACAACAACAATTATTGAAACGGGTGTCGATGTACCAAATGCAAACACATTGATTATTGAAGAAGCAGATCGCTTTGGTTTAAGTCAGTTGTATCAATTGCGAGGCCGTGTCGGGCGTTCAAGTCGTATCGGCTATGCTTACTTCTTGCATCCACAAAATAAAGTGTTAACAGAAACAGCGGAAGATCGTCTACAAGCAATCAAAGAGTTTACAGAGCTCGGCAGTGGCTTTAAAATTGCAATGCGTGACTTAAATATTCGTGGTGCTGGGAATTTATTAGGAAAGCAACAGCACGGTTTCATTGATTCTGTTGGTTATGATCTCTATGCACAAATGCTAGAAGAAGCGGTTAATGAGAAGCGTGGTGTCAAGGTCGAAACACAAGCACCAGAACTTGAAATGGACTTGCGATTAGATGCTTATTTACCGGCATCATACATTCAAAATGAACAAGCTAAAATTGAAATTTACAAAAAGCTGCGTGCCACAGAGACGCACACACAATTGATGGATATTAAAGATGAATTGCTAGATCGCTTTAATGAATACCCAACAGAAGTGTCACATTTGTTAGATTCCGTAGAAATTAAAACATACTTATTGCAGGTAGGTGTGCAACATGTGAAGGACACTGGAAAAGCGATCGAAGTCTTGCTGACACAAGCCGGGACCAATCGTATTAACGGTGAGGAATTATTCCGACAATCTGAGCCGCTTGGGCGCAGCATGACACTCGGCGTGAAAGATGGGTGTATGAAAGTGACATTGAAGAAAGGGAATCAATGGCTTGAATCACTAAAATTTCTAGCAAAAATTCTAGCAGAAAGTTTGAGGTTAGAAGATGAAATCGAAAGCGGCATTTAA